A stretch of Acidovorax sp. RAC01 DNA encodes these proteins:
- a CDS encoding muconate/chloromuconate family cycloisomerase, translated as MQQTPRPESLAGSAVVERVETLLLDLPTIRPHQLSMATMNGQTLMIVRLYCSDGTVGVGEGTTIGGLAYGAESPEGMKLAVDTYFAPLLIGADANHVPAVMARLNKAIKDNRFAKCAIETALFDALGHRTGLPVSQLLGGRVRDSLPIAWTLASGDTAKDIDEAERMLAQRRHNIFKLKIGRRSVADDVAHVAAIKKAMGSRASVRVDVNMAWSELDAQHGMAALVDAGCDLVEQPVASVDALARLKGRYPIAVMADESLTGPASAFALARVAGADVFAVKIEQSGGLLEALQVAAIADAAGIELYGGTMLEGAVGTMASAHVFATFRNLQWGTELFGPLLLTEEILAEPLQYKDFQLAVPTTPGLGIALDEDRLQHFRRDRKRSHAVGVGQPAAAH; from the coding sequence ATGCAACAAACACCACGCCCTGAATCCCTCGCAGGCTCGGCCGTTGTCGAGCGTGTCGAGACCCTGCTGCTGGACCTGCCCACGATCCGCCCGCACCAGCTGTCGATGGCCACCATGAACGGCCAGACGCTGATGATCGTGCGCCTGTACTGCTCGGACGGCACCGTGGGCGTGGGCGAAGGCACCACCATCGGCGGCCTGGCCTACGGCGCCGAGTCGCCCGAGGGCATGAAGCTGGCGGTGGACACCTACTTTGCCCCGCTGCTGATCGGTGCCGACGCCAACCATGTGCCCGCCGTCATGGCCCGTCTCAACAAGGCCATCAAGGACAACCGCTTCGCCAAGTGCGCCATCGAGACGGCGTTGTTCGATGCGCTGGGCCACCGCACCGGCCTGCCCGTCTCGCAGCTGCTGGGCGGCCGGGTGCGCGACAGCCTGCCGATCGCCTGGACCCTGGCCTCCGGCGATACGGCCAAGGACATCGACGAAGCCGAGCGCATGCTCGCGCAGCGCCGCCACAACATCTTCAAGCTCAAGATCGGCCGCCGCAGCGTGGCCGATGACGTGGCCCATGTTGCCGCGATCAAGAAGGCCATGGGCAGCCGCGCATCGGTGCGTGTGGATGTGAACATGGCCTGGAGCGAGCTCGATGCCCAGCATGGCATGGCGGCGCTGGTGGACGCTGGCTGCGACCTGGTCGAGCAGCCCGTGGCATCCGTTGACGCCCTGGCGCGCCTCAAGGGCCGCTACCCGATTGCCGTGATGGCCGATGAATCGCTGACCGGGCCCGCCTCGGCATTTGCCCTGGCCCGTGTGGCGGGCGCCGATGTGTTCGCCGTGAAGATCGAGCAATCGGGCGGCCTGCTGGAAGCCCTGCAGGTGGCCGCCATTGCCGATGCCGCCGGCATCGAGCTGTACGGCGGCACCATGCTCGAAGGTGCGGTGGGCACCATGGCATCGGCCCATGTGTTTGCCACCTTCCGAAACCTGCAATGGGGCACCGAGTTGTTTGGCCCCCTGCTGCTGACCGAAGAAATCCTGGCAGAGCCCCTGCAATACAAAGACTTCCAGCTGGCGGTGCCGACGACGCCAGGCCTTGGAATTGCGCTGGACGAAGACCGGCTCCAGCACTTCCGTCGCGACCGCAAACGCAGCCATGCCGTGGGGGTGGGGCAACCCGCCGCCGCGCACTGA